CACCGGCGGCCGGGCCAGCTCGGCAAGAGTTTTGTTGAGCAGGTTCACGGCGGAGTTCTCGTCGCGGCCCATGAGCAGCCCGCACTCCGGGCAGCGGTAGACCCGCACCGAAGGGTCGAGCTTCTGCCGGTGCCCGCAGCGGCTGCACTTCTGGGTACTGTAGCGTTCGTCGGCATTTTTCGCGTCCCTGCCCTGCAGGCTGCACTTGTAGGACAGGTAGCCGAGGAATTTCGCCAGCGGCCAGTCGTTCTGCACCG
This portion of the Clostridia bacterium genome encodes:
- a CDS encoding transposase, giving the protein MVSRDPAKGSGNAKINRAVQNDWPLAKFLGYLSYKCSLQGRDAKNADERYSTQKCSRCGHRQKLDPSVRVYRCPECGLLMGRDENSAVNLLNKTLAELARPPVKPEGFTGRAVYHRTPWGRWYTETSRVHNMALASAG